The sequence below is a genomic window from Plasmodium cynomolgi strain B DNA, scaffold: 1487, whole genome shotgun sequence.
gataaagcaaaaaaaacaatcttTATTGTAGAACATTTTCTAGTTATTTCAAGGAAATTGATCCCAATAAATTAACTTCATTTACTTGTAAGGTACGTAATCATTCTGTAGTttcagaaaaacaaaacgaataTGATCATAAACAACCTGTACAAGTTGAATCTCATAATGAGTCTAGTGTTACACATACAACCCCTCAACAAATTGCAACA
It includes:
- a CDS encoding hypothetical protein (putative); its protein translation is YFKEIDPNKLTSFTCKVRNHSVVSEKQNEYDHKQPVQVESHNESSVTHTTPQQIATQNANLDMKQHLDVQNVAASNENIQMEDTTEGGHSKSITGSVIPVLGVPFISFLLY